A stretch of the Lolium perenne isolate Kyuss_39 chromosome 3, Kyuss_2.0, whole genome shotgun sequence genome encodes the following:
- the LOC127343472 gene encoding UDP-glycosyltransferase 1, translated as MGGTPAITTMVSPRKPVVLYPSPGMGHLVSMIELGKLFTARGLLVTIVVIDPPNNTSATGPFLAGVSATNPSISFHRLPQVKLAEAELPEMITFHLARLSNPHLRDYLARTSPAILVVDFFCSAAMDVAAELDIPAYFFCTSGAQVLAFFMHLTALHRESTASFREMGEELVHAPGITPFPASHSIQPLMDRHGPAYKELLDVSAKLFRSQGIIVNTFRSLEPRAFDTIVAGLCTPPGLSTPPIYCIGPLIKSEEVGVKRGDECLAWLDTQPKASVVFLCFGSLGRFSANQTREVAAGLEASGQRFLWVVRSPPSEKDSAKTKFEKPAEPDFDTLLPNGFLDRTKGRGLVVKSWAPQRDVLAHDAVGCFVTHCGWNSVLESIMAGVPMLAWPLYAEQKMNVVFLEQEMRLAVAMKGYDKELVEAKEVAAKVRWVMDSEGGRVLRERTLAAMRQANDALREGGESEATLAGLVDAWVHA; from the coding sequence ATGGGCGGCACCCCAGCCATAACCACCATGGTGAGTCCCCGTAAGCCCGTGGTGCTCTACCCGTCCCCGGGCATGGGGCACCTGGTCTCCATGATCGAGCTCGGCAAGCTCTTCACGGCTCGCGGACTACTCGTCACCATCGTGGTCATCGATCCGCCCAACAACACGAGCGCCACGGGGCCCTTCCTCGCCGGCGTCTCCGCGACCAACCCGTCCATCTCTTTCCACCGTCTGCCGCAGGTCAAGCTCGCGGAGGCCGAGCTCCCCGAGATGATAACCTTCCACCTCGCCCGCCTCTCCAACCCGCACCTCCGTGACTACCTCGCTCGCACCTCGCCGGCCATCCTCGTGGTCGACTTCTTCTGCAGCGCCGCCATGGACGTCGCCGCAGAGCTTGACATTCCCGCCTACTTCTTCTGCACCTCTGGCGCCCAGGTCCTGGCTTTCTTCATGCATCTCACGGCCCTGCACCGCGAAAGCACGGCGAGCTTCCGGGAGATGGGCGAAGAACTCGTGCATGCGCCAGGAATCACCCCGTTCCCAGCGTCGCACTCCATCCAGCCGCTCATGGACCGTCACGGCCCggcctacaaggaactcctggatGTGAGCGCCAAGCTTTTTCGGTCCCAGGGCATCATCGTCAACACATTCCGCTCGCTCGAGCCGCGCGCCTTCGACACGATCGTCGCCGGACTCTGCACACCACCCGGTCTCTCGACGCCTCCAATCTACTGTATCGGGCCACTGATCAAGTCGGAAGAGGTGGGCGTGAAGCGCGGCGACGAGTGCCTCGCGTGGCTGGACACACAGCCCAAGGCGAGCGTGGTGTTTCTCTGCTTCGGCAGCCTCGGACGGTTCAGCGCCAATCAGACCAGGGAGGTGGCGGCCGGGCTGGAGGCAAGCGGCCAGAGGTTCCTGTGGGTGGTGCGGAGCCCGCCCAGCGAGAAAGACTCGGCGAAGACCAAGTTCGAGAAGCCAGCGGAGCCGGACTTCGACACGCTCCTCCCCAACGGTTTCCTGGACCGGACCAAGGGCAGAGGCCTCGTCGTCAAGTCGTGGGCGCCGCAGCGCGACGTGCTGGCGCACGACGCGGTGGGATGCTTCGTGACGCACTGCGGCTGGAACTCGGTGCTCGAGTCGATCATGGCGGGCGTGCCAATGCTGGCGTGGCCGCTCTACGCGGAGCAGAAGAtgaacgtggtgttcttggagcagGAGATGAGGCTGGCCGTCGCGATGAAAGGGTACGACAAGGAGCTCGTGGAGGCCAAGGAGGTTGCCGCGAAGGTCAGGTGGGTGATGGACTCGGAGGGCGGGAGGGTGCTCCGGGAGCGCACTCTGGCGGCGATGCGGCAGGCCAACGACGCTCTGCGCGAGGGAGGGGAGTCAGAGGCAACGTTGGCGGGCCTGGTGGATGCATGGGTTCATGCTTGA